actttggaagtatgcttggggtcattgtccatttgggagacccatttgcgaccaagctttaacttcctgactgatgtcttgagatgttgcttcaatatagccacataattttccttattcatgatgccatctattttgtgaaatgcaacagtccctcctgcagcaaagcacccccaaaacatgatgctgccaccccatgcttcacggttgggatggtgtttttcggcttgcaagcatccccctttttactccaaacataacgatggtaattatggccaaacagttctatttttgtttcatcagaccagaggacatttctcaaaaaagtacgatctttgtccccatgtgcagttgcaaactgtagtctggcttttttatggcagttttggagcagtggcttcttctttgctgagcggcctttcaggttatgtcgatataggactcgttttactgtggatatagatacttctgtacctgtttcctccagcatcttcacaaggtcctttgctgttgttctgggattgatttgcatttttcgcaccacagtacattaatctctaggagacagaacacgtctccttcctgagtggtatgatggctgcgtggtcccatggtgtttatacttgcgtactattgcttgtacagatgaacgtggtaccttcaggcgtttggaaattgctcccaaggatgaaccagacttgtggaggtctataatttctTGGCTACaattttttggctgatttcttttgattttcccatgatgtcaagcaaagaggcacagagtttgaaggtaggccttgaaatacatccacaggtacacctccaattgactcaaattatgttaattagactatcagaagcttctaaagccttaacataattttctggaattttccaaactgtttaaaggcacagtcattttagtgtatgtaaacttcttacccactggaatgttgatacagtgaattataagtgaaataatctgtccgtaaacaattgttggaaaaattacctgtgtcatgcacaagtgcacagtcctaaccgacttgccagaactatagttgttagcaagacatttgtggagttgttgaaaaaccagatttaatgactccaacctaagtgtatgtatgttatatcctgcctgtttggccctgtccgggggtatcgtcggatggggccacagtgtctcccgacccctcctgtctcagcctccactatttatgctgcagtagtttatgtgtaggggggctagggtcagtctgttatttctggagtatttctcctgtcttatccggtgtcctgtgtgaatttaagaatgctctctctaattctctctctttttctttctctctctctttctctctctctctctctttctttctttctttcattctttcattctctctctctcggaggacctgagccctggaccatgcctcaggactacctggtctgatgactccttgctgtccccagtccacctggccgtgctgctgctccagtttcaactgttctgcctgcggctatggaaccctgacctgctcaccggacgtgctacctgtcccagacctgctgttttcaactctctagagacagcaggagcagtagtgatactctgaatgatcggctatgaaaagccaactgacatttactcctgaggtgctgacctgttgcaccctcgacaaccactgtgattattattatttgaccctgctggtcatctatgaacatttgaacatcttggccatgttctgttataatctccacccggcacagccagaagaggactggccacccctcatagcctggttcctctctaggtttcttcctagattctggcctttctagggagtttttcctagcaacgtgcttctacacctgcattgcttgctgtttggtgttttaggctgggtttctgtacagcactttgtgacatcagctgatgtaaaaagtgctttataaataaatttgattaattgatgtaaacttccgaattcaactgaaGGCCCCCACATATCAGACCTAAGCTCCTTCTGCCCATCCCATGCCCCCCGCCCCTGCGGCAAGAacctcaacatgacagcaggacatatgcccaggccatgagcagagcaacaggccaacccccactattacacccACCCAAGCTCCATCCTGCGACCTAAGAGCTATGTATCAGATGCTAAACATGCTTTGCTCACACCTACTGTCATGGTCCGagcctaaaccacacaaaaacaacactagacacaatggaacacaaagcttttactatctcatcctggaatatacaaggtctgaggtcatctgcctttggcctaaagatcAGCAACctagacttcatcaaagaaattgaaaatacagacattgtcatcatACAAGAAACATGGCATAAAGGaaacggacccactggttgccctctaggctTCAGAGAGCTGGAAGTCCCATCCACCGAAGGTACCagatgtgaaacagggaagagactcatggggtatgctaatttggtatagtgcagacctaacccactctattaaattaataaaaacaggaacattttacatctggctagaaatttaATAAGGAAATTATCTCTACAGAGAAAAATGCCCTCGTGTGCTACTTATATCCCCCCAAtggaatccccatactttaacgatgacagcttctccatcctagagggggagatcaaccatttcaAGGCCCAGGGATATGTACTAGTCTGGCGACCTAAattccagaactggacaagaacctgacaccctcagcagacagggggacaaacaccaacctggaagtgacagcattcgctcccccatatgcccccctagacccaactacgacaacataaccaacaaaatgggtcacaactcctgcagctctgttggactctgggtatgtacatagtcaatggtcggcttcgaggggactcctatggtaggtacacatatagttcatctcttggcagtagtattgtaaactactttatcactgacctcaacccagagtctcttagagcgttcagtcagtccactgacaccccacagcaaaatcacacactacttgaacagagcaatgcTCAGTCATGAGTTATCAAAGCCAAAgaaactgaataatattaagaaatgctatagatggaaggaaagtagtgtggacatctaccaaaaaacaattaggtaACAACAAATCCAATCctttctagacaatttcctggacaaaatgtttcactataatagtgaaggtgtaaacttggcagtagaaaacctaaacagtatacttgacctctcagcttccctattaAATCTAAaagtttcaagcagacaacctaagaaaatgaatACCAATGActaatggtttgatgaagaatgccgAAACCTATCCAACCCAAAACATaaagacccagaaaacctgagtctacgccttcctGTCCCCAACTatggagggcctacagcagcacctagatcttatgcacagattctgtcagacctgggccctgacagtaaatctcagcaagaccaaaataatgatgttccaaaaaaggtccagttgccaggaccataaatataaattccatctagacacagttgccctagagcacacaaaaaaaactatacatactttggcataaacatcagcgccacaggtaacttacacaaaagctgtgaatgatctgagagacaaccCAAGAAGGGCCttttatgccatcaaaaggaacatgtaATTTGGCATACCAATCAGAATCtggctaaaaaatacttgaatcagttatagaacccattgccctttatggacgtgaggtctggggtccattCACCAACCAAGAAATTCACAAAATTGGACAAACACctaattgagactgcatgcagaattctgccaaACTATCCTCTGCATACatcgtaaaacaccaaataatgcatacagggcagaattaggccgatagcCCGATAATTTTCAAAATCCGAAAAGaaccgttaaattctacaaccaccttaaAGGAagggattcccaaaccttccataacaaagccattacCTACcgagaaattaacctggagaagagccccctaagcaagctggtcctggggctctgttcacaaacacaaacagaacccacagagcctcaggacagcaacacaattagacccgacctaatcatgagaaaacaaaaagataattacttgacacattggaaagaattgacctgaccactgtgattgacccaaaattaaggaaatattTTACTATGTACAGCCTCAGTGAGCAtcgccttgctattgagaaaggcagccGAAGACAGGCCTAGCTCTcaagaaaagacaggctatgtgcacactgacaacaaaatgaggtggaaactgagctgcacttcctagccttctgccaaatgtatgaaagaattcaaaaacaaatccatttTTGATAaacatatctattgggtgaaataccacagtgtgaatcacagcagcaagatttgggacctgttgccacaagaaaagggcaaccagtgaagaacaaaacaccattgtaaatacaacctatatttatgtttattcattttccattttgtacttttttttgtacacatcattacaacactgtgtgtatgtgtatatatatatgtatgtgtgtgtatatatatatatatgtatgtgtgtgtatatatatgtatgtgtgtgtgtatatatatatatatatatatatatatatatatatatatatatatatatatatatatatatatatatatatatatatgacatttgaaatgtctttattctttggaacttttgttagtgtaatgttgtaatgtttacagttaatttttaattgtttatttaactttagtttattatctatttatcTTTCTTTGGCAAAGTAAGCATGTTTCCCATGCCGATAAAgccctaagagagagagagggcagagagaagaccgagaccgagagaggaggaagagaatctAGACAGATCATTGGTATTTCCAGAGGCAGCTTTTACCCAGATTATGTTGATGCTCCAGAATCAAGTGGATGGTGATTTAGGAAGGTCTTTCCATGATCTGATTAAACACTAAAGATGTGGAGCACATTGTGAAAAGATTTTAGAGATTAACTGGGTTGAGTAAGGAAATTATGTGTCACTTTTAATAGGTTTATTTACCTGCACTTCCCTATGCTTATCAGTTAAATATTTTATTAGATACAAATGATTTTAGATAATGAATAGGGAAGACTAGCATTAGAGGTTCCTCAATCTGAAAAACAAAATCAGCAACATATTTACAACATGTGATCGTTTTGCTGTGTTGTGATTGTAGAATCATAAATGTGACTTCATTTTAAAGAGAATCCAAGTGATCATCTGTGTTCAGAACAAATCTAATCACAGGAGACAATCACCCTCACTGTCATGTGTTCTAGAGTCATGTGAACAGAATACAGGCCCTTTGGAGCAGGCTGTGAATGCTAAAGTCCACAATGATGAAAGCTGGAGTGTACCAAAACCCTCTTCCTTCCCTTGGTCTCTTAGATGTTGAcaaatgcttgtgtgtgtgtgtgtgtgatgatcaTGCACATGGGGGTTGTGTGtgattcatataggcctatgtGTGTAAGATTTATGCCTCAGTGTGTTTAGTCACTGGGTGACTTTGCTTATTCATGAAATTGAGCCAAAGGTCTCCAATAACATGGTATTCAATCAATTCAATCTCAGGACAAGCAGCATCCCTCAAAAGTTTTCCCATGATGCAGTTGCCTGCCTCACCCACAGACAAACCCAAAGTCAACTCAAAAGACTGCCTGGGCGGTGATGTCATTCGCTCCTATGGCTAGAGCAGGAGGTGTTTGGGAGTGTGACCAGAGCACCTTTATAATTTAAGTGTCTCAGCTTGCAGGATAACATATATTACTTTAGTACCACAGGGAAATGTAGCACCTGTAAACGCACAAACCTCTTTAGTGTAAAATGTAATCACTTTACCATACATAACATGACATAAGGTAATTTAACCAAATTTAAATGTTTAATCAAAGACTCAGTAAAGGGTATTTCAAGAGGACCGCAACATCCATATGCTGATAATGTTGATTATGACGTGCAGCCACTATGCTGTCATAAATGCGTTAAACTCTGCGGTCTGCGCGTAAACTAAACTATGATTTTATAATAACTCACACTGTATCTTACAGGGAGCATGTGTTATGCCGCGTTCATGTGCAAGTCTTGTCTAGGAAACTCGTACATTTCCGACTTGCTAACTGAATGAATGCGGCAtgtgtataactacaaccagttagcaagtctgacatttcagagTTTCCTCGTTTTGACTAGTCAATAAACGCAGCATTACGTTGAGCGGTGACTTCTCCACAAAACGGCTTCACGGTGACGTCACACCAAACCAGTAAATTACTTCCTTGGAGATGACGGTCGCGCCCCGTCGTTAGGGGCACTGCTGTGCGTAACACAGGCCAGAAATTAATCCAGGACATAGAAGAGGTTTAGTTGGTAATAGGCGTTATCAGCAATAGTTACAATGCCTCAAAATGCAGTAGTAATCGTGCGCTACGGCCCTTATAAATCGTGTGGCATCGTGGACCACAGAACGTTTCGTCTGATTGGCCTCCAAGGTAGATATAATCCTTGGCTACATTCAAATAAGTGTGCCTATTGCAGCGTCAAAGTGCGTATTAGTTGTATATATGTGAGCAGTTAGTAGCCTACCTTTTAGTTTCCCCGATAATGGCACTTATCCATGTCTTCTAACTTTCCTAGCTGCATTGAAAGAGAATGGACATCAAAGTGTATTGGAGAAAATGTCTGATTGGAACAAGGTGGAACTTGTGGTCAATGGAGAATGTGTCTACACATGCAGCATAAAACAACTGGAGTTTGGTAAATTcaatgtagatactgtagattaCTCGGTCAAAGTGTACAGACTCTTACCTGTGGTCAATTATGACGTATCGTTTTCACAGAGTTAGGTATGCATACTGTAACTGAATGCACATGGATATAACCCTTGTCCACTCTCTGATTGTGACCTCatctgtaaaataaaaaaataaaaaaacgaattctagagcaggggtattcaaccTAGTCTGCCACCCCTCTAGGGGTCCGCGAAAATATATCAATAGAGCAACAAAAAAGTGGATACATTTTTGTTAATGAATATTGCTAGCAACAACAGAATGAACACATTTTGAAATGCATACCTACAGTAGGAAATAGGACAATATCTTATTTCTAATGATGTcaactttatttctcaactgCCAATTACACATAGAAGGGAGGCCTGTGACGAAAGTAACGCTTTTTGTTTCTATTTACTCAGAGATCGATAGAGCTAGAGACACCATATTGTATGACAAACAACTTCTATGTCCTCTACCATTAGCAACTGTAATTTCATGTATATGGTAAATGAGTTTAAATTAAATAGACTGAGAACAAAACTACCGCAATGTTACTTTTGTACTTGCCGGCGGGGCGGGAGAAGTGCACAATATTTGTCTCATCTCCATGTTTCTGGGTTGTAACGCTCGTTAATTTCAACCAATGTACTACCAGCCGTAAATTCATGTTTGTGCGGATTTGAATAAGTAATGCCAAAGGTTCGACATTTAGGAAAATGAACCATACGTCAACATCACAGTGTTGCGAAACCACAATAGTTAGCCTTACAATATTAATCGGACTAAAATGGATCACATAATATCTATAGTAAGCATAATTTTCTAGTCTCGCTTTAATGAGAATATAGTAGATGATTTTCAATTACTAGTCATGCTATGCTCCAGTTGTCCATGTCAGGCGCGCTCCTCGTTCCTTGATAGAATCAATGTCTTTATTCTCTTCTAAAAAGGCAAACTCATCATGCTTATCACATTTTCATGGCTTGATACAAGGTTATTGACCCCCAGAATcataaagatatatattttttaaccactAACCTGTTGATAAAAGCTTATGTGAGAAGCTGATCCTTCAAGCCAATTGATTAAGGCATGATTCTAACGATGTTATATATCATTTTCAAACATTCAGTCACTTGTTGATATTTTGCTGACATTATAAAAGCAATATGAGCTGGAGGAGACAATGACCTGTGCTTAAAAGTTCTTTGATTTGATTCCGGGTCATCAGTTTACAAGGTGTTACTTTcgtcccatctgtctctcccaggCGTACACCCAAGACTAGCTAGCATGATACTTGAAACCTACGCTGTCATTTAGTCACTAGATGGGTTAAGAAAAtgacacactacatgaccaaaagtatgtggacacctgctcgtcgaacaccTCATTCCATAATCGTGGgatttaatatggagttggtcctccctttgatgctataacagcctccactcttctgggaaggctttccaccagatgttggaacattgctgtgtgtACTTGCTTACATTCAGTCataagagtattagtgaggttgggcacttgtcacgtgtgctccctctccggcctctaggtcaccaggctgttCATTATGGCGCACACCAGTCACGACCGTTACATCAGACTCGCCTGGACTCCATCACATCCCTGATTacattccctatatatgtctcttcCTTGggtccttccccaggcgttattgtttctgtgtcAGTTCTGtacattgttcgtgtttcttatttttgtgttgtgttaatttattaaaacactcactccctgaatttccctcctgactctcagcgcacatcattacagcactaatgttgggcgattaagcctggctcgcaatcagcattccaattaatcccaaaggtgttcgatggagttgaggtcagggctctgtgcaggccagtcaagttcttccacaccaatctcgacaaactatttctgtatggacctcactttgtgcatgggggcattttcatgctgacacaggaaagggccttccccaaactgttgccacaaagttggaagaacagaatcgtttagaatgtcattgtatgctgtagcgttatgaTTTctgttcactggaactaaagggcctaacCCAAACCATGACAAACAGCCCCAGAaaattattcctccaccaaactttacagttggcactatgcattggggcaggtagcattctcctggcatccgccaaacccagattttttCCCGCCagacttccagatggtgaagcgtgattcattactccagagaacgcctgtgtgcggctgctcggccatggaaacccatttcatgaagctcctgacgaacagttcttgtgctgacgttgcttccagatgcagtttAGAActcagtgagtgttgcaaccgaggacaggcaatttttacatgctatgcgcttcagcactcagctgtcctgttctgtaagcttgtgtggcctaccacttcacagctgagccattgttattccgagacgtttccacttcacaataacagcacttacagttgaccggggcaggtctagcagggcagaaatttgacaaactgacttgttgaaaaggtggcacgTTGAAAGTCAGAGCTttccagtaaggccattctactgccaatgtttgtctatggagattgcttggccgtgtgctcaattttatacacctgtcagcaacgagtgtggctgaaatagcagaagccactaatttgaaggggtgtcctcatacttcaaaataatgaaaaactatctaccaaatctattaattttaaaatgttgattacttgTCCTTTACATTATCATTCACCTAACAAGAGGTGACAAAACATTTTTGAGAACGTAGGAGTGGGATCCCTGGGTCGCCAATTTGCCTGGGAGGGGGCTTCTGGGCAAGACAAGGTTGAAAACCCCTCTTCTAGAGCCATCTATATGAAGCCATCGTCATAGAGTGTTCAGATTAATCAGATTGTCCAAGTCACTGATTATGATGTCACAGTAGCATTGAGTACATTGTGTTTATAGAGTAACAGTCATTTATTCTGCCTTCCACAGGAGGAGATGGGAAACTGGACCCCCTATGCAAGGAGGCCGTCACTGCTGTGCAGAATGCATACTGAGATACACCCACACTCT
This is a stretch of genomic DNA from Oncorhynchus mykiss isolate Arlee chromosome 7, USDA_OmykA_1.1, whole genome shotgun sequence. It encodes these proteins:
- the c7h10orf53 gene encoding UPF0728 protein C10orf53 homolog, yielding MPQNAVVIVRYGPYKSCGIVDHRTFRLIGLQAALKENGHQSVLEKMSDWNKVELVVNGECVYTCSIKQLEFGGDGKLDPLCKEAVTAVQNAY